The Burkholderia cepacia genome includes a region encoding these proteins:
- a CDS encoding type II toxin-antitoxin system HigB family toxin — protein sequence MRVISNKALTDFATKHPDAGVPLQIWRKTIEAGTFGSFADLKKAFNATDKVGAFYVFDIGGNKFRIIAAVHFNVQKLYVRHVFTHKEYSKWKP from the coding sequence ATGCGAGTCATCTCCAACAAAGCATTGACCGACTTCGCCACCAAGCATCCGGACGCTGGTGTGCCGCTCCAGATATGGAGGAAGACGATTGAGGCTGGAACGTTCGGTAGCTTTGCTGACCTGAAGAAAGCTTTCAATGCGACAGATAAGGTTGGAGCGTTCTACGTGTTCGATATCGGCGGTAATAAGTTCCGGATCATTGCCGCAGTGCACTTCAATGTGCAGAAGTTATATGTGCGTCATGTATTCACGCACAAGGAGTACAGCAAATGGAAGCCTTGA
- a CDS encoding tyrosine-type recombinase/integrase, translating into MPLTDVAVRAAKPRDKAYKLADGQGMYLEVMPNGSKYWRLKYRIDGKEKRMALGGYPAVTLLAARKARDEIKEQLRGGLDPSHEKKLAKLQRSLSRVNSFEPVAREWHDKRKEAWSERHGVRIMKLLEREIFPSLGARPIDEISAPELLEVIRKIEARDAIELSHKAIQACSQIFRYAIATGRAERDPAPDLRGALKTRTVVHMKRVSEAELPELMQKIDAYDGDYQTRLALQFMALTFVRTSELRFAEWGEIDEKKKEWRIPAEKMKMRAPHIVPLSKQALEVVAKLREVNGNSQYLFPSRSSPKKPMSENTILYALYRMGYHSRMTGHGFRGLASTILNEHNFNRDWIERQLAHSERDGVRAAYNHAEYLPERRKMMQWWGTTSNKGMTRSEARLSNV; encoded by the coding sequence TCCAAATACTGGCGTCTGAAGTATCGCATCGACGGTAAAGAGAAGCGGATGGCCCTTGGGGGCTATCCGGCGGTGACCCTGCTGGCTGCCCGCAAGGCACGTGACGAGATCAAGGAGCAGTTGCGCGGTGGGCTCGATCCGTCACACGAAAAGAAACTGGCCAAGCTGCAGCGAAGTCTCAGCCGGGTGAATTCGTTCGAACCGGTTGCCCGGGAATGGCACGACAAGCGGAAGGAGGCATGGTCCGAGCGACATGGCGTCCGGATCATGAAGCTGCTCGAGCGCGAGATCTTTCCATCGCTGGGCGCTCGGCCGATCGACGAGATTTCGGCACCTGAGCTCCTGGAAGTGATCCGGAAGATCGAGGCGCGCGATGCGATCGAACTCTCGCACAAGGCGATCCAGGCGTGCAGCCAGATCTTCCGATACGCGATTGCGACTGGCCGGGCAGAGCGCGACCCGGCGCCAGATCTACGCGGTGCTCTGAAGACGCGCACCGTCGTTCACATGAAGCGCGTGAGCGAGGCCGAACTTCCCGAACTGATGCAGAAGATCGACGCGTACGACGGCGACTACCAAACCCGGCTGGCGCTGCAGTTCATGGCGCTGACATTCGTTCGGACGAGCGAGCTGCGGTTTGCCGAGTGGGGCGAGATCGACGAGAAAAAGAAGGAGTGGCGTATCCCGGCCGAGAAGATGAAGATGCGGGCGCCGCACATCGTGCCGCTGTCGAAGCAGGCGCTCGAAGTGGTCGCCAAGCTTCGGGAGGTGAACGGCAACAGCCAGTACTTATTCCCGAGCCGGTCCAGCCCCAAGAAGCCGATGAGCGAGAACACGATCCTGTATGCGCTGTACCGGATGGGCTACCATTCACGCATGACCGGGCACGGTTTCCGCGGCCTGGCGTCGACGATCCTGAACGAGCACAACTTCAACCGGGACTGGATCGAGCGGCAGTTGGCGCATAGCGAGCGCGACGGCGTCCGAGCAGCGTACAACCACGCCGAGTACCTGCCGGAGCGCCGGAAGATGATGCAATGGTGGGGGACTACCTCCAACAAAGGAATGACTCGGAGCGAAGCCAGGCTGTCTAATGTGTAA